A window of the Streptomyces albireticuli genome harbors these coding sequences:
- a CDS encoding SDR family oxidoreductase, producing MGQVTVVTGGSRGIGAAVALRLARDGHAVGIGYERAREAAEATAEAVRALGVGCVAVRADTSVESEVDALFDEVREKLGPVTGLVNNAGITGLLGRFTEAPVERIRRVVDVNVTGALICARRAALELSTRHGGPGGAIVNISSGAATLGSPGEYVHYAASKAAVDAMTMGLSKELAAEGVRVNSVQPGMIVTDIHAAMGDPERPWRNAGRVPMGRPGEPEEVAGAVAWLLSPEASYTTGAVLRVAGGL from the coding sequence ATGGGCCAGGTCACCGTGGTCACGGGCGGCAGCAGGGGCATCGGCGCGGCGGTGGCGCTGCGCCTGGCCCGGGACGGCCACGCCGTCGGCATCGGCTACGAGCGGGCGCGGGAGGCCGCCGAGGCGACGGCCGAGGCGGTCCGCGCCCTGGGCGTCGGCTGTGTGGCCGTCCGGGCCGACACCAGCGTCGAGAGCGAGGTCGACGCCCTCTTCGACGAGGTGCGGGAGAAGCTGGGGCCCGTCACCGGCCTGGTGAACAACGCGGGGATCACCGGCCTGCTGGGCCGGTTCACCGAGGCGCCCGTGGAGCGGATACGCCGGGTCGTGGACGTCAACGTCACGGGCGCGCTGATCTGCGCCCGGCGCGCGGCCCTGGAGCTGTCGACCCGTCACGGCGGACCGGGCGGGGCGATCGTGAACATCTCCTCGGGCGCCGCCACGCTGGGCTCCCCCGGTGAGTACGTGCACTACGCGGCGAGCAAGGCGGCCGTGGACGCGATGACCATGGGCCTGTCCAAGGAGCTCGCCGCGGAGGGCGTCCGCGTCAACTCCGTGCAGCCCGGGATGATCGTCACCGACATCCACGCGGCGATGGGCGACCCGGAGCGGCCGTGGCGGAACGCCGGCCGGGTGCCGATGGGCCGGCCGGGCGAGCCGGAGGAGGTCGCCGGCGCGGTCGCCTGGCTGCTGTCCCCGGAGGCGTCGTACACCACCGGGGCCGTCCTGCGGGTGGCCGGCGGGCTGTGA
- a CDS encoding ABC transporter permease, whose translation MSFTAVLRSEWTKFRSVRSSVLALASAFVATAGVSVLVCALQRDSDDPAFEPLFASFFGISFGQIAAVCFGALMVAGEYGRGAIGVSLTAVPRRGLLYGAKLALVTGLVLAAGLFAGVCAFFAGQGVLGDRGVGPGAAGAPRAVFGCGLHLALLAALSAGAAAVLRSTVGTIGLLVPAVCFLSPVLGGDSGSAVGGMAQFLPDRAGQQILHAAPEGLLGAWTGLGVTALWAAAAAGAGWWAMCRRDA comes from the coding sequence ATGTCCTTCACCGCCGTACTCCGTTCCGAGTGGACGAAGTTCCGCTCGGTCCGGTCGTCCGTCCTCGCCCTCGCGAGCGCCTTCGTGGCCACCGCGGGCGTCTCGGTCCTCGTCTGCGCGCTCCAGCGCGACAGCGACGACCCCGCCTTCGAGCCGCTCTTCGCGTCCTTCTTCGGCATCTCCTTCGGCCAGATCGCCGCCGTCTGCTTCGGCGCCCTGATGGTGGCCGGGGAGTACGGCCGCGGCGCCATCGGGGTCTCGCTCACCGCGGTGCCCCGCCGCGGCCTGCTGTACGGGGCCAAGCTGGCGCTCGTCACCGGACTCGTGCTCGCCGCCGGGCTGTTCGCGGGGGTGTGCGCCTTCTTCGCGGGCCAGGGCGTGCTCGGCGACCGGGGTGTCGGCCCCGGTGCCGCCGGGGCGCCGCGCGCGGTGTTCGGCTGCGGGCTGCACCTGGCGCTGCTGGCGGCCCTGTCCGCCGGGGCGGCGGCCGTCCTGCGCAGCACGGTCGGCACGATCGGCCTGCTCGTCCCCGCCGTCTGCTTCCTGTCCCCGGTGCTCGGCGGCGACTCCGGGTCGGCGGTCGGCGGAATGGCGCAGTTCCTGCCCGACCGGGCGGGCCAGCAGATCCTGCACGCCGCGCCCGAGGGGCTGCTCGGCGCGTGGACCGGGCTGGGGGTGACGGCGCTGTGGGCGGCCGCGGCGGCCGGCGCGGGCTGGTGGGCGATGTGCCGCCGGGACGCCTGA
- a CDS encoding sensor histidine kinase, whose product MFAPLRPYARAITFTRWLHLVMACVVGTLFAFVAPGLARMDEVRGLWLLVLPLPFLFAAATVPGVRLSEGTQARLLLFPHDRDGRPPAVAASASASWGDRWRTGLWMALRYELGMLTAFLSVHLPFLAAALVASAGGTEAPEKPPVWPSPLWPSGGEAWHAALAPLPLAGLAAFVVAAGALTAGAARRLLGPSAAERIAALEERTDRLLEHNRLARELHDSIGHALTVAVVQAGAARAAGSEEFTRLALTAIEETGRHALEDLERVLRTLREDAPGPGGRPTLADTERLLAAARGSGAHVTAEVTGPLEAVPGPVSREGYRIVQEALTNVVRHAGPVPVSVRIAVREGALELDIRNPLPERPAAAGGPGGGSGLRGIRERAALLGGRAETGEHDGGWRVRALLPVPAPGAPPRAPALKRRTGRAVA is encoded by the coding sequence ATGTTCGCTCCGCTGCGGCCGTACGCCCGGGCCATCACCTTCACCCGCTGGCTGCACCTGGTCATGGCCTGTGTCGTCGGCACGCTCTTCGCGTTCGTCGCCCCCGGGCTCGCGCGCATGGACGAGGTGCGGGGGCTGTGGCTGCTGGTGCTGCCGCTGCCGTTCCTGTTCGCGGCCGCGACGGTGCCGGGCGTCCGGCTGTCCGAGGGCACGCAGGCCCGCCTGCTCCTCTTCCCCCACGACCGGGACGGGCGGCCGCCGGCGGTGGCCGCGAGCGCGTCCGCCTCCTGGGGCGACCGGTGGCGCACGGGGCTGTGGATGGCCCTGCGCTACGAACTGGGCATGCTGACGGCGTTCCTGAGCGTGCATCTGCCGTTCCTCGCCGCGGCCCTCGTCGCCTCGGCGGGCGGCACCGAGGCGCCCGAGAAGCCGCCGGTCTGGCCGTCCCCGCTGTGGCCCTCCGGCGGCGAGGCGTGGCACGCGGCGCTCGCCCCGCTGCCCCTGGCCGGTCTGGCGGCGTTCGTCGTCGCGGCCGGCGCCCTGACGGCCGGGGCCGCCCGGCGGCTGCTCGGTCCGTCGGCGGCCGAGCGGATCGCCGCGCTGGAGGAGCGCACCGACCGGCTGCTGGAACACAACCGGCTCGCCCGGGAGTTGCACGACTCCATCGGGCACGCCCTGACCGTGGCCGTGGTGCAGGCGGGCGCGGCGCGGGCCGCGGGGTCCGAGGAGTTCACCCGGCTCGCGCTGACCGCGATCGAGGAGACCGGCCGGCACGCGCTGGAGGATCTGGAGCGGGTGCTCAGGACCCTGCGGGAGGACGCCCCGGGCCCCGGCGGCCGCCCGACCCTCGCCGACACCGAGCGGCTGCTCGCGGCGGCCCGGGGCTCCGGCGCCCACGTCACGGCGGAGGTGACCGGCCCGCTGGAGGCCGTCCCCGGCCCGGTGTCCCGGGAGGGCTACCGCATCGTGCAGGAGGCCCTTACCAATGTGGTGCGGCACGCGGGCCCGGTGCCCGTGTCCGTGCGGATCGCGGTGCGGGAGGGCGCCCTTGAGCTGGACATCCGCAATCCGCTGCCGGAGCGCCCGGCGGCGGCCGGCGGCCCGGGCGGCGGCAGCGGGCTGCGGGGGATCCGGGAGCGGGCGGCCCTGCTCGGCGGCCGGGCGGAGACGGGCGAGCACGACGGCGGCTGGCGGGTACGGGCGCTGCTGCCGGTCCCCGCTCCCGGGGCGCCGCCCCGGGCCCCGGCCCTCAAGCGCCGGACGGGCCGGGCCGTTGCCTAG
- a CDS encoding response regulator transcription factor — MPITVLLVDDEPLVRAGLRAVLTAQPGIDVVGEAADGAAVLPLVRSLRPDLVAMDVRMPLMDGIEATRLVLRTVAPPPKIMVVTTFENDDYVYDALRAGADGFLLKRAAPAEIVRAVRTVAAGDSLLFPAALRRLAAARGNERARAAMERAGLTAREEDVLRLMTRGMSNPEIARSLLLGTETVKSHVSAVLAKLGARDRTQAVIAAYESGFVAPG, encoded by the coding sequence ATGCCGATAACCGTCCTGCTCGTCGACGACGAGCCCCTCGTCCGCGCCGGTCTCCGCGCCGTCCTCACCGCCCAGCCCGGCATCGACGTCGTGGGCGAGGCCGCCGACGGTGCCGCCGTCCTGCCCCTGGTGCGGTCACTGCGGCCGGACCTCGTGGCCATGGACGTCCGGATGCCCCTGATGGACGGCATCGAGGCGACCCGGCTCGTGCTCCGCACGGTGGCTCCGCCGCCGAAGATCATGGTCGTGACGACGTTCGAGAACGACGACTACGTCTACGACGCGCTGCGCGCCGGCGCGGACGGCTTCCTGCTCAAGCGGGCCGCCCCGGCCGAGATCGTGCGGGCGGTGCGGACGGTGGCCGCCGGGGACTCGCTGCTCTTCCCGGCCGCGCTGCGCCGGCTCGCGGCGGCGCGCGGCAACGAGCGGGCCCGCGCCGCGATGGAGCGGGCCGGGCTGACGGCCCGGGAGGAGGACGTCCTGCGGCTGATGACGCGCGGGATGTCCAACCCGGAGATCGCGCGGAGCCTGCTGCTGGGCACCGAGACGGTGAAGTCGCACGTCAGCGCGGTCCTGGCGAAGCTGGGGGCGCGGGACCGCACCCAGGCGGTGATCGCCGCGTACGAGTCGGGATTCGTCGCCCCGGGATGA
- a CDS encoding ROK family protein gives MGRLTGGDPSLLRRINSAVVLHALRTAAPAVSPTLTDLVKVTGLSRPTVEGVVEGLIDAGLVVEAAAEEGEARRQGRPARRFRFRREAGHLLGIEIGPHRIAALMADLGGRVMGSAAQEIAATAPADERLDAVLATVSDLLRRSGVPRAQLRAVGVATPGIVEADGTVRLGTALPGWTGLPLGERLRRSFRCPVLVENDANAAAVAEHWKGAATASDDVVFVLAGLSPGAGSLIGGRLHRGYGGAAGEIGALHLLGREATPEEVLSTTGEPLHPLDEAQVARVFALARAGDERAEAAVERFMRRLVHDVAALVLALDPELVVVGGWAAGLSGVLGPLRAELARYCLRPPQVVQSLLGEAAVATGALRLALDHVEEQLFAVESTVTARR, from the coding sequence TTGGGGCGGCTCACCGGTGGGGACCCGTCCCTGCTGCGGCGGATCAATTCGGCCGTGGTGCTGCACGCGCTGCGCACGGCGGCTCCGGCCGTCTCCCCGACGCTCACGGACCTGGTCAAGGTGACGGGGCTGTCCCGGCCGACCGTGGAGGGCGTGGTCGAGGGGCTGATCGACGCCGGTCTGGTGGTGGAGGCGGCGGCCGAGGAGGGCGAGGCGCGGCGCCAGGGGCGTCCGGCGCGGCGCTTCCGGTTCCGCCGGGAGGCCGGCCATCTGCTGGGCATCGAGATCGGGCCGCACCGGATCGCCGCCCTGATGGCGGACCTGGGCGGCCGGGTGATGGGCTCGGCGGCCCAGGAGATCGCGGCGACGGCACCGGCGGACGAGCGGCTGGACGCCGTGCTGGCCACCGTCTCCGACCTGTTGCGGCGTTCGGGCGTGCCGCGCGCCCAGCTGCGCGCGGTGGGCGTCGCCACGCCCGGCATCGTCGAGGCCGACGGGACCGTGCGGCTGGGCACGGCGCTGCCGGGGTGGACCGGGCTGCCGCTCGGCGAGCGGCTGCGGCGCTCGTTCCGGTGTCCGGTCCTGGTGGAGAACGACGCGAACGCCGCCGCGGTGGCGGAGCACTGGAAGGGCGCGGCCACGGCCTCGGACGACGTGGTGTTCGTGCTGGCGGGGCTGAGCCCCGGGGCCGGTTCGCTGATCGGCGGCCGGCTGCACCGCGGGTACGGCGGCGCGGCCGGCGAGATCGGGGCGCTGCACCTGCTGGGCCGGGAGGCCACCCCGGAGGAGGTCCTGTCCACGACGGGCGAGCCGCTGCACCCGCTGGACGAGGCGCAGGTGGCCCGGGTCTTCGCGCTGGCCCGCGCGGGCGACGAGCGGGCCGAGGCGGCCGTGGAGCGCTTCATGCGGCGGCTGGTGCACGACGTGGCCGCGCTGGTGCTGGCGCTCGATCCCGAACTGGTCGTGGTGGGCGGCTGGGCCGCCGGCCTGAGCGGCGTCCTGGGACCCCTCCGCGCCGAGCTCGCCCGCTACTGCCTGCGCCCGCCGCAGGTGGTGCAGTCGCTGCTGGGCGAGGCGGCGGTGGCGACGGGCGCGCTGCGGCTGGCCCTCGACCACGTGGAGGAGCAGCTGTTCGCGGTGGAGAGCACGGTCACGGCCCGGCGCTGA
- a CDS encoding RNA polymerase sigma-70 factor — protein sequence MTARETVLDAFEEHRSLLTGVAYRMLGGSADAEDVVQEAWLRWSAADRDDVRDTRGYLVRVTTRLALDRLRQARVRREAYVGPWLPEPVATDLGTTVPDTAERAVLADSVSLAVLVVLESLSPLERAVFVLREAFGFPHQEIAEVLDRSEAAVRQLAGRARRHVEERRPRFTADPGLRRDLTERFLAAATGGSIERMLELLAPDVRLVGDSGGKAKGPLRVIETADKVARFLLAVARPAPPEPEYRLMEINGGPALLVLSRGRPDTVLGLDVADGRVTAVYLQRNPDKLMGLLP from the coding sequence GTGACCGCACGTGAGACCGTCCTGGACGCCTTCGAGGAGCACCGCTCCCTGCTGACCGGAGTCGCGTACCGCATGCTCGGCGGGTCCGCGGACGCCGAGGACGTCGTCCAGGAGGCGTGGCTGCGCTGGTCCGCCGCCGACCGCGACGACGTGCGCGACACCCGCGGCTATCTCGTACGGGTCACCACCCGGCTGGCCCTCGACCGGCTCCGGCAGGCGCGGGTCCGCCGCGAGGCCTACGTCGGGCCGTGGCTCCCCGAGCCGGTCGCCACCGACCTCGGCACGACCGTGCCCGACACCGCGGAGCGGGCCGTGCTGGCCGACTCCGTCTCGCTCGCCGTGCTGGTCGTCCTGGAGTCCCTCTCCCCGCTGGAGCGCGCGGTCTTCGTGCTCCGCGAGGCCTTCGGCTTCCCCCACCAGGAGATCGCCGAGGTCCTCGACCGCTCGGAGGCGGCCGTCCGCCAGCTCGCCGGCCGGGCCCGCCGCCACGTCGAGGAGCGCCGGCCGCGCTTCACCGCGGACCCGGGCCTCCGGCGCGACCTCACCGAGCGGTTCCTGGCCGCCGCCACCGGCGGCAGCATCGAGCGGATGCTGGAGCTCCTCGCCCCGGACGTGCGCCTGGTCGGCGACAGCGGCGGCAAGGCCAAGGGCCCCCTGCGCGTCATCGAGACCGCCGACAAGGTGGCGCGCTTCCTCCTCGCCGTGGCGCGGCCGGCGCCGCCCGAGCCGGAGTACCGCCTCATGGAGATCAACGGCGGTCCGGCGCTGCTGGTCCTGTCCCGCGGCCGGCCGGACACCGTCCTCGGCCTCGACGTGGCCGACGGCCGCGTCACCGCCGTCTACCTCCAGCGCAATCCCGACAAGCTCATGGGGCTCCTCCCATAG
- a CDS encoding MscL family protein: MLKGFKNFVMRGDIVTVAVGLVIALALSTLIKAFTDFVINPIITRAQGGRSMGLGWQLGKPGNRSTYLDLGSFLSAVIYFLIFMAVVYFCVVMPYKHVQARRGQVVFEEPGALKTCPACLSEDLPEAASKCLHCASDQPPAGPARTV; the protein is encoded by the coding sequence GTGCTCAAGGGTTTCAAGAACTTCGTCATGCGCGGTGACATCGTCACCGTGGCCGTCGGTCTGGTCATCGCCTTGGCGCTCAGCACCCTCATCAAGGCGTTCACCGACTTCGTGATCAACCCGATCATCACCCGCGCCCAGGGCGGCCGTTCCATGGGCCTGGGCTGGCAGCTCGGGAAGCCCGGGAACAGGTCGACCTATCTCGACCTGGGGTCGTTCCTCTCCGCGGTGATCTACTTCCTGATCTTCATGGCCGTCGTCTACTTCTGCGTCGTCATGCCCTACAAGCATGTGCAGGCCCGGCGCGGCCAGGTCGTCTTCGAGGAGCCCGGCGCCCTCAAGACCTGCCCGGCCTGCCTGTCCGAGGACCTGCCCGAGGCCGCCTCCAAGTGCCTGCACTGCGCCTCGGACCAGCCCCCGGCCGGCCCGGCCCGGACGGTCTAG
- the mug gene encoding G/U mismatch-specific DNA glycosylase, with product MGDVIAEDLRVLFCGINPGLMSEATGHHFARPGNRFWPVLHLSGFTPRRLAPAEQEELLEYGLGITNVVARPSARADELSREEYREGGVVLTEKVTRLRPRWLAVVGVTAYRAAFDDKRAVIGRQERTIGDTRIWVLPNPSGLNASWSLPRMTEEYERLRAAADGEG from the coding sequence ATCGGTGACGTGATCGCCGAGGACCTCCGGGTCCTGTTCTGCGGCATCAACCCCGGGCTGATGTCCGAGGCCACCGGCCACCACTTCGCCCGGCCCGGCAACCGCTTCTGGCCCGTCCTGCACCTCTCCGGCTTCACCCCGCGCCGGCTCGCGCCCGCCGAGCAGGAGGAGCTGCTGGAGTACGGGCTCGGCATCACCAACGTGGTGGCCCGCCCCTCCGCGCGGGCCGACGAGCTGAGCCGCGAGGAGTACCGCGAGGGCGGCGTGGTCCTCACCGAGAAGGTCACCCGGCTGCGCCCGCGCTGGCTGGCCGTCGTCGGCGTCACCGCCTACCGCGCCGCCTTCGACGACAAGCGCGCCGTGATCGGCCGGCAGGAGCGGACGATCGGCGACACCAGGATCTGGGTGCTGCCCAACCCCAGCGGCCTCAACGCCTCCTGGTCGCTGCCGAGGATGACCGAGGAGTACGAGCGGCTGCGCGCCGCCGCCGACGGCGAGGGCTGA
- a CDS encoding GntR family transcriptional regulator yields the protein MGTTQLESVPEPKYWHLKTVLTDALDSEFAVGEILPNERELAARFGVARATLRQALEQLELEGRLQRRRGVGTTVAPPRVGVAVGDTGQTWPGTETWEPVDSVAAVPPAAVARLLDTAPDEVAHTVRRIRRSHGQPVAAELLYVPARSVPGLTGIDAPTGPARARLVLRELQRLPLEGQDQSVELGSARADDAKELDRLPGAPVLLVTTRYIVAGRTAAVAVATYRADTCRLTFGDAGMQLLAG from the coding sequence GTGGGGACCACGCAGCTGGAATCGGTGCCGGAGCCGAAGTACTGGCACCTGAAGACCGTGCTCACCGACGCACTCGACTCCGAGTTCGCCGTGGGCGAGATCCTGCCGAACGAGCGCGAGCTCGCGGCCCGCTTCGGCGTCGCGCGGGCCACGCTCCGCCAGGCCCTCGAACAACTGGAGCTGGAAGGGCGCCTCCAGCGCCGCCGCGGCGTCGGCACCACCGTCGCCCCGCCCCGGGTGGGCGTCGCCGTCGGCGACACCGGGCAGACCTGGCCCGGCACCGAGACATGGGAGCCCGTCGACAGCGTCGCCGCGGTCCCGCCCGCGGCCGTCGCCCGGCTCCTCGACACCGCCCCCGACGAGGTCGCGCACACCGTCCGCCGCATCCGGCGCAGCCACGGCCAGCCCGTCGCCGCCGAGCTGCTGTACGTCCCGGCGCGCTCCGTGCCCGGCCTCACCGGGATCGACGCCCCGACCGGCCCGGCCCGCGCCCGCCTGGTCCTCCGCGAGCTCCAGCGCCTGCCGCTGGAGGGCCAGGACCAGTCCGTCGAGCTCGGCTCCGCCCGCGCCGACGACGCCAAGGAACTCGACCGGCTGCCCGGCGCGCCCGTCCTCCTCGTCACCACCCGCTACATCGTGGCCGGCCGCACCGCGGCGGTCGCCGTGGCGACCTATCGGGCGGACACGTGCCGGCTGACGTTCGGCGACGCGGGGATGCAGTTGCTGGCGGGCTGA